From Vogesella sp. XCS3, the proteins below share one genomic window:
- a CDS encoding DUF1294 domain-containing protein yields the protein MSATPTVSEGALASWDAARGFGFIRQADGSRLFAHASVFTGGVLPQGGDTVQYRRGPGRDGRPQASWAQVKAVQLDSTRYKGVLQHWDDARGFGFVDTEDGQSLFVHVSAFPVSPRRPLPGDEVYYKAGHNTQGKPVAVWANYATLPGLQVLASLKPDRRPRPWAAGAMLLMLAALWLAGRVATWVPAAYGLLSLLLFLAYGRDKQAAQRQQWRTPESTLHALALLGGWPGAALAQYVFNHKSTKPAFRRYYWLSVALNVACLAWLVSHGLLAAANFG from the coding sequence ATGAGCGCCACACCAACAGTAAGCGAAGGCGCGCTGGCCAGCTGGGATGCCGCGCGCGGCTTTGGTTTTATCCGCCAGGCGGATGGTAGCCGCCTGTTTGCGCACGCCAGCGTGTTTACCGGCGGGGTATTGCCACAAGGAGGCGATACCGTGCAGTACCGCCGTGGGCCAGGTCGCGATGGCCGTCCGCAGGCTAGCTGGGCGCAGGTCAAAGCCGTACAGCTGGACAGCACGCGGTACAAAGGTGTGCTGCAGCATTGGGATGACGCGCGCGGGTTCGGTTTTGTCGATACAGAAGATGGCCAGTCACTGTTTGTGCACGTGTCGGCATTTCCTGTCTCGCCCAGGCGCCCGTTACCCGGGGACGAGGTGTACTACAAAGCGGGCCATAACACCCAGGGTAAGCCGGTGGCGGTATGGGCCAACTATGCCACTTTGCCAGGCCTGCAGGTGTTGGCCAGCCTCAAACCGGACCGCCGCCCCCGGCCATGGGCGGCCGGAGCAATGCTGCTGATGTTGGCCGCATTGTGGCTGGCGGGCAGGGTAGCCACCTGGGTGCCGGCGGCTTATGGCTTGCTGAGCCTACTGTTGTTCCTCGCCTATGGGCGCGACAAACAGGCAGCGCAGCGCCAGCAGTGGCGCACGCCGGAAAGTACCTTGCATGCACTGGCCTTGCTGGGTGGCTGGCCCGGGGCGGCGCTGGCGCAGTACGTGTTCAACCATAAATCCACTAAACCCGCGTTTCGTCGCTACTACTGGCTGAGTGTGGCATTGAATGTGGCATGCCTTGCCTGGCTTGTAAGCCATGGCCTGCTGGCTGCGGCCAACTTCGGCTAG
- a CDS encoding YajQ family cyclic di-GMP-binding protein — translation MPSFDIVSEVDKIEVRNAVDQSNKEVSTRYDFKGSDARIETGDKTLTLFADSEFQLDQVNDILVAKLAKRGVDVRCMEYGKLEKVSGNKVKKVLTVKEGLETDLAKKIVKLIKDSKLKVQASIQGEAVRVSGAKRDMLQDVIALMRKEIAGDMENGFPLQFNNFRD, via the coding sequence ATGCCATCGTTTGACATTGTGTCCGAAGTGGACAAAATCGAAGTACGCAACGCGGTAGACCAATCCAACAAGGAAGTGTCCACCCGCTATGACTTCAAGGGTAGCGATGCCCGTATCGAAACCGGCGACAAGACGCTGACCCTGTTTGCAGACAGCGAATTTCAGCTGGACCAGGTAAACGACATCCTGGTGGCCAAACTGGCCAAGCGTGGCGTGGATGTGCGCTGCATGGAGTACGGCAAGCTGGAAAAAGTCAGCGGCAACAAGGTGAAGAAAGTGCTGACCGTGAAGGAAGGCCTGGAAACCGACCTCGCCAAAAAAATCGTGAAGCTCATCAAGGACAGTAAGCTGAAAGTACAGGCCAGCATCCAGGGTGAGGCGGTACGTGTGTCTGGCGCCAAGCGTGACATGCTGCAAGACGTGATTGCACTGATGCGCAAGGAAATTGCCGGCGATATGGAAAACGGCTTCCCGCTGCAGTTCAACAACTTCCGCGATTGA
- a CDS encoding aminotransferase class I/II-fold pyridoxal phosphate-dependent enzyme, which yields MNPVSRVLVVSDDAAWQADVLAELAAVAGKMANPFGLCFEGVGRSSDALARAGSDGEVQIVLVDKGLKEKGTTQPAVQLANQINRLRPELSLYILLQDDDEKVVMEELASHAIDGYFYRDERDFNGWFRILAAEMGEKAATPFYDKLKQYVRMAKDSWHTPGHAGGDSLKGSPWVGDFYDFVGEEMLRADLSVSVPMLDSLLHPTGVIAEAQTLAAKAFGAKKTYFATNGTSTSNKVIFQTLLAPGDKLLLDRNCHKSVHHGVILSGAQPVYLDSSVNRQYGIFGPVPKQVIFDAIAANPDARVLILTSCTYDGLRYDLKPIIEAAHAAGIKVIVDEAWYGHARFHHAFRPTALESGADYVTQSTHKILSAFSQASMIHVNDPTFDEHLFRENFNMHTSTSPQYNLIASLDVARKQAVTEGFRLLDRALKLAQELRQKINSTGAFRVLELDDLLPESVRGDGVQLDPTKLTVDISQSGYSTDELQRALFERFNIQIEKSTFNTITLLLTVGTTRSKMSRLFDALLRLAKEQRAPRALGKMPEIPGFSRLACLPRDAFYEAGERLPLLDDDGLPNTALTGRVCCDQIVPYPPGIPVLVPGQVIEANIVAYMARLLKTQKSIEMHGLAEEGGEFCVRVLRDDELASLPSRAWFN from the coding sequence ATGAATCCGGTGAGCAGAGTATTGGTGGTAAGCGATGATGCTGCCTGGCAGGCCGACGTGCTGGCCGAGCTGGCTGCGGTAGCAGGCAAGATGGCCAACCCGTTTGGCCTGTGTTTTGAAGGGGTTGGCCGCAGTAGCGACGCCCTGGCGCGCGCCGGTAGCGATGGCGAAGTGCAGATCGTGCTGGTGGACAAGGGCTTGAAAGAGAAAGGCACGACCCAGCCTGCGGTGCAGCTGGCTAACCAGATCAACCGCCTGCGCCCCGAGCTGTCGCTATACATCCTGCTGCAGGATGACGATGAAAAAGTGGTGATGGAAGAGCTGGCCAGCCACGCCATTGATGGCTATTTCTACCGCGACGAGCGCGATTTCAACGGCTGGTTCCGCATCCTGGCTGCAGAGATGGGCGAAAAAGCCGCCACGCCGTTTTACGACAAGCTCAAGCAATACGTGCGCATGGCCAAGGATTCGTGGCACACGCCAGGCCACGCCGGTGGAGACTCGCTAAAAGGCAGCCCATGGGTGGGGGATTTTTACGACTTTGTCGGCGAGGAAATGCTGCGCGCCGACCTGTCGGTATCAGTGCCGATGCTGGACTCGCTGCTACACCCCACCGGTGTGATAGCGGAGGCGCAAACCCTGGCCGCCAAGGCCTTTGGCGCCAAAAAAACCTACTTTGCCACCAATGGCACCTCCACCTCGAACAAGGTGATCTTCCAGACCCTGCTGGCACCGGGCGACAAGCTGCTGCTGGACCGCAACTGCCACAAGTCTGTGCACCACGGCGTGATTCTGTCCGGCGCGCAGCCTGTATACCTGGATTCGTCCGTCAACCGCCAGTACGGCATTTTTGGCCCGGTACCCAAGCAGGTGATTTTCGATGCCATTGCGGCCAACCCTGACGCGCGCGTGCTGATTCTGACCAGCTGCACCTACGATGGCCTGCGCTACGACCTGAAGCCCATCATCGAAGCGGCGCACGCCGCCGGCATCAAGGTGATCGTGGACGAAGCCTGGTACGGCCACGCCCGTTTCCACCACGCCTTCCGCCCCACGGCGCTGGAGTCCGGCGCGGATTACGTTACCCAGAGCACGCACAAGATACTGTCCGCATTTTCGCAGGCCAGCATGATCCACGTGAACGACCCCACGTTCGACGAGCACCTGTTCCGCGAAAACTTCAATATGCACACCTCCACCAGCCCGCAATACAACCTGATTGCCAGCCTGGACGTGGCGCGCAAGCAGGCGGTGACCGAGGGCTTCCGCCTGCTGGACCGTGCCTTGAAGCTGGCGCAGGAGCTGCGGCAGAAGATCAACTCCACCGGCGCTTTTCGCGTGCTGGAGCTGGACGACCTGCTGCCAGAGTCGGTGCGCGGCGACGGCGTGCAGCTGGACCCCACCAAGCTGACGGTGGACATTTCGCAAAGCGGTTATTCCACCGATGAGCTGCAGCGCGCCTTGTTCGAGCGCTTCAACATCCAGATCGAAAAATCTACCTTCAACACCATCACCCTGTTGCTCACCGTGGGTACCACCCGCAGCAAGATGTCGCGCCTGTTTGACGCGCTGCTACGCCTGGCCAAAGAGCAGCGCGCGCCGCGTGCGCTGGGCAAAATGCCGGAAATCCCCGGCTTCTCCCGCCTGGCCTGCCTGCCGCGCGACGCGTTTTATGAGGCGGGCGAGCGCCTGCCGCTACTGGACGATGACGGGCTGCCGAACACGGCGCTGACCGGCCGCGTGTGTTGCGATCAGATCGTGCCGTATCCGCCGGGTATCCCGGTGCTGGTGCCGGGCCAGGTGATCGAAGCCAATATCGTGGCCTATATGGCGCGGCTGCTGAAAACGCAAAAGAGCATAGAAATGCACGGCCTGGCCGAGGAGGGCGGTGAGTTCTGCGTGCGGGTGCTGCGTGATGACGAGCTGGCTAGCTTGCCTAGTCGCGCCTGGTTCAACTGA
- a CDS encoding argininosuccinate synthase, with protein sequence MADINKVVLAYSGGLDTSVILKWLQDTYQCEVVTFTADLGQGEELEPARQKALQFGIKQENIFIDDLREEFVRDFVFPMFRANTIYEGEYLLGTSIARPLIAKRQIEIANLTGADAVSHGATGKGNDQVRFELGYYGLKPDVKVIAPWREWDLLSREKLLAYAEKNGIPVDMKHKNGGAPYSMDANLLHISFEGRHLENPSAEAEEAMWRWTVSPEAAPDEAEYLDVEFEKGDIVALNGVRLAAHDVLAKLNELGGKHGIGRLDLVENRYVGMKSRGCYETPGGTIILKAHRAIESITLDREVAHLKDDLMPRYASLIYNGYWWAPERKALQTLIDYTQQTVNGWVRLKLYKGNVIVVSRDSKTNSLFDMNIATFDDDGGAYNQADAGGFIKLNALRMRIAGRLNK encoded by the coding sequence ATGGCAGACATCAATAAAGTGGTATTGGCCTATTCCGGTGGCCTGGATACTTCGGTGATCCTGAAGTGGTTGCAAGACACCTATCAATGCGAAGTGGTGACCTTCACCGCCGACCTGGGCCAGGGCGAAGAGCTGGAGCCGGCACGCCAGAAGGCGCTGCAGTTCGGCATCAAGCAGGAAAACATCTTCATCGATGACCTGCGCGAAGAGTTTGTACGCGACTTCGTGTTCCCGATGTTCCGCGCCAACACCATTTACGAAGGCGAGTACCTGCTGGGCACCTCCATCGCCCGCCCGCTGATCGCCAAGCGCCAGATCGAAATCGCCAACCTCACCGGCGCCGACGCGGTATCGCACGGTGCTACCGGCAAGGGTAACGACCAGGTGCGTTTCGAGCTGGGCTACTACGGCCTGAAGCCGGATGTAAAAGTGATTGCCCCATGGCGCGAGTGGGACCTGCTGTCCCGCGAGAAGCTGCTGGCCTACGCCGAGAAAAACGGCATTCCGGTGGACATGAAGCACAAGAACGGTGGCGCGCCGTATTCCATGGACGCCAACCTGCTGCACATCTCCTTCGAAGGCCGTCACCTGGAAAACCCGTCCGCCGAGGCCGAAGAAGCCATGTGGCGCTGGACTGTGTCGCCAGAAGCGGCACCGGATGAAGCCGAATACCTGGACGTAGAGTTCGAAAAAGGCGATATCGTGGCGCTGAACGGCGTACGCCTGGCTGCGCACGACGTGCTGGCCAAGCTGAACGAGCTTGGCGGCAAGCACGGCATTGGCCGTCTGGACCTGGTGGAAAACCGCTACGTGGGCATGAAGTCCCGCGGCTGCTACGAAACCCCGGGTGGCACCATCATCCTGAAGGCACACCGCGCCATCGAGTCCATCACCCTGGATCGCGAAGTGGCCCACCTGAAGGACGACCTGATGCCACGCTACGCCAGCCTGATCTACAACGGCTACTGGTGGGCACCGGAGCGCAAGGCACTGCAAACCCTGATCGATTACACCCAGCAAACCGTTAACGGCTGGGTACGCCTGAAGCTGTACAAGGGCAATGTGATCGTGGTGAGCCGCGATTCCAAAACCAACTCGCTGTTCGACATGAACATCGCCACCTTCGACGACGACGGCGGTGCCTACAACCAGGCCGACGCTGGTGGCTTCATCAAGCTGAACGCACTGCGCATGCGCATTGCCGGCCGCCTGAACAAGTAA
- the argF gene encoding ornithine carbamoyltransferase, protein MKQPKHFLQFTDLSAAEYQHIFERAQVLKRRQVSGELYRPLVGRVMTMIFEKNSTRTRVSFEAGMSQLGGHAMFLDGKSSQIGRGEPVEDTARVLSRMADIIMIRTFEQNMVERLAAFSRVPVINGLTNEYHPCQILADILTYIEHRGSIAGKTVAWIGDGNNMARTWLQAAKLLGFKLKVATPLGYELQVLDGQHYDRDCFEAFHNPASAVAGADLVTTDVFTSMGFEGEAEARREAFEGYMVSADLMKLAKPDALFMHCLPAHRGEEVAADVIDGPQSVVWDEAENRMHAQKALIEYLMLGRVHD, encoded by the coding sequence ATGAAGCAGCCCAAACACTTTCTCCAGTTCACAGACCTTTCCGCCGCGGAGTACCAACACATCTTCGAGCGAGCCCAGGTACTGAAGCGACGACAGGTGTCCGGCGAGCTGTACCGCCCACTGGTGGGCCGGGTCATGACCATGATCTTCGAAAAAAACTCCACGCGCACCCGCGTATCGTTTGAAGCCGGCATGTCGCAGCTGGGTGGCCACGCCATGTTCCTGGACGGCAAGAGCTCGCAGATCGGCCGCGGTGAACCGGTAGAAGATACTGCCCGCGTGCTGTCGCGCATGGCCGATATCATCATGATCCGCACCTTTGAGCAGAACATGGTGGAAAGGTTGGCCGCATTCTCGCGCGTACCGGTGATCAACGGCCTGACCAACGAATATCACCCGTGCCAGATTCTGGCCGACATCCTGACCTATATCGAACACCGCGGCAGCATCGCCGGCAAGACCGTGGCCTGGATTGGCGATGGCAACAATATGGCGCGTACCTGGCTGCAGGCGGCCAAGCTGCTGGGTTTCAAGCTCAAGGTAGCAACCCCGCTGGGGTACGAGCTGCAGGTGCTGGACGGCCAGCATTACGATAGAGACTGTTTCGAAGCCTTCCACAACCCGGCGTCCGCCGTTGCCGGTGCCGACCTGGTGACCACCGACGTGTTTACCAGCATGGGCTTTGAAGGCGAGGCTGAAGCGCGCCGTGAAGCGTTTGAAGGCTATATGGTGAGTGCCGACCTGATGAAGCTGGCCAAGCCAGACGCGCTGTTCATGCACTGCCTGCCGGCGCACCGTGGTGAAGAAGTGGCAGCCGACGTGATCGACGGCCCGCAAAGCGTAGTATGGGACGAGGCAGAGAACCGCATGCACGCCCAGAAAGCCCTGATTGAATACCTGATGCTGGGTCGTGTACACGACTGA
- a CDS encoding DUF2788 domain-containing protein: MSEEQFTNWSMGILLTGLIIFMGFIIYDLGKKSNAGKTGMIALFIVLGFGVVGFVFKNVLVEFMLLK; this comes from the coding sequence ATGAGCGAAGAACAATTTACCAACTGGTCTATGGGCATCCTGCTGACCGGTCTGATCATTTTCATGGGTTTCATCATTTACGATCTGGGCAAGAAATCGAATGCCGGCAAAACCGGCATGATTGCACTGTTCATCGTGCTGGGCTTCGGCGTGGTGGGCTTTGTGTTCAAGAACGTGCTGGTGGAGTTCATGTTGCTCAAATGA
- the dinG gene encoding ATP-dependent DNA helicase DinG: MLTDIEKNLLRDHYRAISENLPGFRPRAAQRRMLAEIANAFGRCSMPPADSEQAPEDNSGDSIVVVEGPTGVGKSLAYLLAGGVMAKSRGKKLVVTSATIALQEQLVNRDLPFVIEKSGLPLTFALAKGRGRYLCPYRLYQLTADTAQGELLAMDPSMALWERKPEQAEIDALRELADEFYYRRWNGDRDTWAENIPDELWRRVTNDRHGCLKAGCPNRAECPFYLARDTLENVDVVVANHDLMLADVSMGGGVILPAPEQSLYCIDEAHHLAKKAVNQFAAEHSLAQAMAWLDKVPALATRVQTLIDKPELCANAMDAAGACMESLTEWLWLLQGVTELEANSDNLEPSWLIEDGVLPEHMKIPAANMALSARALYKNLTGMADAINALRKDKQQDAVLLDKLNSDAGFFVGKVEPLVALWDLYEREPDENAPPIAKWVTRRADGKGDYIFSASPVSAAGSLAANLWRRASGALLTSATLRSLGNFDLLLSQTGLKWLPDVQCVALDSPFNFSEQGELYLPPLHATPKDPAAHTREIIEWLPRLVDLTQPLGTLVLFTSRRQMQEVAEGIPAELRQCVQMQGELPKAVLLANHYTALKEQRPSVLFGLDSFSEGLDLPGEACVHVIIAKLPFAMPDDPVGRTLSRWIEKRGGNPFIELTVPEASIKLVQAVGRLIRTESDYGRVTILDNRIVRQQYGKRLLASLPAFRRL, translated from the coding sequence ATGCTGACCGACATCGAAAAAAACCTGCTGCGCGACCACTATCGTGCCATCTCCGAAAACCTGCCCGGCTTCCGCCCGCGCGCGGCGCAACGCCGCATGCTGGCCGAAATCGCCAATGCTTTTGGCCGCTGCAGCATGCCCCCTGCCGACAGCGAACAAGCGCCGGAAGACAATAGTGGCGACAGTATCGTGGTCGTAGAGGGCCCTACCGGTGTCGGCAAAAGCCTGGCCTACTTGCTGGCCGGCGGCGTGATGGCCAAGTCGCGCGGCAAGAAACTGGTGGTCACCAGTGCCACTATTGCCCTGCAAGAGCAGCTGGTGAACCGCGACCTGCCCTTTGTCATAGAGAAAAGCGGCCTGCCGCTGACCTTTGCCCTGGCCAAAGGCCGTGGCCGCTATTTATGCCCCTACCGCCTGTACCAACTGACAGCCGACACGGCCCAAGGCGAGCTACTGGCCATGGACCCGAGCATGGCGCTGTGGGAGCGCAAACCGGAACAAGCCGAGATCGACGCCCTGCGCGAACTGGCTGACGAGTTCTACTACCGCCGCTGGAACGGCGACCGTGACACCTGGGCAGAAAACATCCCGGACGAGCTGTGGCGCCGCGTGACCAACGACCGCCACGGCTGCCTGAAAGCAGGCTGCCCCAACCGCGCCGAGTGCCCGTTCTATCTGGCGCGCGACACGCTGGAAAACGTCGACGTGGTGGTAGCCAACCACGACTTGATGCTGGCCGATGTATCCATGGGCGGCGGCGTGATTCTGCCCGCGCCGGAGCAAAGCCTGTACTGCATCGACGAGGCACACCACTTGGCCAAAAAAGCGGTCAACCAGTTTGCTGCCGAGCACAGCCTGGCGCAGGCCATGGCCTGGCTGGACAAAGTACCGGCACTGGCCACCCGCGTGCAAACGCTGATCGACAAGCCCGAGCTGTGCGCCAACGCCATGGATGCCGCTGGCGCCTGCATGGAAAGCCTCACCGAATGGTTGTGGCTGCTGCAAGGCGTCACCGAGCTGGAGGCCAATAGCGACAACCTGGAGCCCAGCTGGCTGATCGAAGACGGCGTACTGCCGGAACACATGAAGATCCCTGCGGCCAACATGGCGCTATCGGCGCGCGCGCTATACAAAAACCTCACCGGCATGGCCGACGCCATCAATGCGCTACGCAAAGACAAACAGCAAGACGCGGTGCTGCTGGACAAGCTGAATTCCGATGCCGGCTTTTTTGTCGGCAAGGTGGAGCCGCTGGTGGCACTGTGGGACCTGTACGAGCGTGAGCCGGACGAAAACGCCCCGCCAATCGCCAAATGGGTGACCCGCCGCGCCGATGGCAAAGGCGACTACATTTTCTCCGCCTCGCCGGTCAGCGCGGCCGGCAGCCTGGCGGCCAACCTGTGGCGGCGCGCCTCGGGCGCCCTGCTCACCTCGGCCACGCTGCGCTCGCTGGGCAATTTCGACTTGCTGCTATCGCAGACCGGCTTGAAATGGCTGCCGGATGTGCAATGCGTGGCGCTGGACTCGCCATTCAATTTCAGTGAACAAGGCGAGCTCTATCTGCCGCCGCTGCACGCCACGCCCAAAGACCCGGCTGCCCATACCCGCGAGATCATCGAATGGCTACCTCGCCTGGTAGACCTGACGCAGCCGCTGGGTACGCTGGTGCTGTTTACCTCGCGCCGACAGATGCAGGAAGTGGCCGAGGGCATCCCCGCCGAGCTGCGCCAGTGCGTGCAAATGCAGGGCGAGCTACCCAAGGCTGTACTGCTGGCCAACCACTACACCGCACTGAAAGAACAGCGCCCCAGCGTGCTGTTTGGCCTGGATTCGTTCTCGGAAGGGCTGGACTTGCCGGGCGAAGCCTGCGTGCACGTGATCATTGCCAAGCTGCCGTTTGCCATGCCGGACGACCCGGTTGGCCGCACCCTGTCTCGCTGGATCGAAAAGCGTGGTGGCAACCCGTTCATCGAGCTCACCGTGCCGGAGGCGTCGATCAAGCTGGTACAGGCGGTGGGCCGTCTGATCCGCACGGAAAGCGACTACGGCCGCGTGACTATCCTGGACAACCGCATTGTGCGCCAGCAATACGGCAAGCGGCTGCTGGCATCGCTGCCAGCTTTCCGCCGGCTCTGA